The proteins below come from a single Microcoleus sp. FACHB-68 genomic window:
- a CDS encoding chemotaxis protein CheW, which produces MVKDYFRIQLRQSVQLALPLESVSEVMTLAVSDICPVPGVTSALLGVVNQRGQLLWVLELADLLTDLLGLVPSSIQYRKRDRLTLLVINPNPAGAKADHASPRLACVVSTLKGIVSLNPEKLDPIPASFSPAFSSFLTGLIEIEDLPVAVLNVSALFAALRIVES; this is translated from the coding sequence ATGGTAAAAGACTATTTTCGTATTCAACTACGGCAATCCGTACAATTAGCCTTGCCCTTAGAGAGTGTTTCCGAAGTTATGACTTTAGCCGTGAGCGATATTTGTCCGGTTCCCGGAGTCACATCGGCTTTATTAGGCGTGGTAAATCAGCGCGGACAGTTACTATGGGTGCTAGAGTTAGCAGATTTACTGACTGATTTACTCGGACTTGTGCCCTCATCCATTCAGTATCGAAAGCGTGATCGTTTAACGCTGTTGGTGATCAACCCGAACCCTGCCGGTGCCAAGGCAGATCACGCCTCCCCCAGGCTGGCTTGTGTGGTATCGACGCTTAAAGGCATCGTGTCGCTTAACCCAGAAAAACTTGACCCGATACCAGCCAGCTTTTCACCGGCTTTTAGTTCATTTTTAACAGGTCTCATTGAAATCGAGGATTTACCTGTTGCCGTGCTGAATGTGTCAGCACTTTTCGCGGCTTTGCGTATCGTAGAGAGTTAA
- the gor gene encoding glutathione-disulfide reductase, whose translation MTFDYDLFVIGAGSGGLAASKRAASYGAKVAIAEGDLVGGTCVIRGCVPKKLMVYASSFSHLYEDALGYGWGKVEPSFDWKKLTEVVDKEVRRLSQLHISFLEKAGVELFPGYGKLLDAHTVEVGDRKFTADKILIAVGGHPVKPDRPGMEYTISSDGMFHLPEQPKRFVAIGAGYIAVEFACIMNGLGSEVTLINRQEKILRGFDEDLRTGIQDGMSKHGIRFISGLEDHTLSIEKQPDGLKVTVSVGGQEQTVMADAILCATGRKPNISKLGLENAGVEIINDAIAVKSDSSTSQPNIFAVGDCTDRLNLTPVAIAEGRAFADTEFGHTPRHISHSNVATAVFSQPEGGTVGLTEAEAREKLGDAVKIYRASFRPMFHSLTGADEKTMVKLVVDSTTERVLGAHMVGKDSAEVMQGLAIAINMGATKKDFDATIGIHPSTAEEFVTLR comes from the coding sequence ATGACCTTCGATTACGACCTATTTGTGATTGGTGCGGGTTCTGGGGGGCTGGCAGCTTCCAAACGAGCAGCCTCCTATGGAGCTAAGGTAGCGATTGCAGAAGGCGATTTAGTGGGCGGAACCTGTGTGATTCGAGGTTGCGTTCCGAAAAAACTGATGGTGTATGCCTCAAGCTTCTCCCATCTCTATGAAGATGCGCTGGGTTACGGCTGGGGGAAAGTTGAACCCAGTTTCGACTGGAAAAAACTGACTGAAGTGGTAGACAAAGAAGTTCGTCGGTTAAGCCAACTGCATATTAGTTTCCTAGAAAAAGCCGGCGTAGAGCTATTTCCAGGCTATGGCAAACTCTTAGACGCCCATACCGTAGAAGTGGGCGATCGCAAATTCACGGCTGACAAAATTCTGATTGCCGTGGGGGGACACCCTGTCAAGCCTGACAGACCGGGCATGGAGTATACAATCAGCTCTGATGGTATGTTCCACTTGCCGGAACAACCCAAACGTTTTGTCGCCATTGGTGCCGGCTATATCGCGGTGGAATTCGCTTGTATTATGAACGGTCTAGGTTCAGAAGTTACTCTGATCAACCGGCAAGAAAAAATATTGCGCGGGTTTGATGAGGATCTTCGCACCGGCATTCAGGATGGCATGAGCAAACACGGGATTCGCTTTATCTCTGGTTTAGAAGATCACACACTCAGTATCGAAAAGCAACCAGACGGGCTGAAGGTAACTGTATCAGTCGGCGGTCAAGAACAGACAGTCATGGCAGACGCGATTTTGTGTGCCACCGGACGCAAGCCAAATATCAGTAAGCTGGGTTTAGAAAATGCCGGTGTGGAAATCATCAACGATGCCATTGCCGTCAAATCCGACAGCAGCACCAGCCAACCCAATATCTTTGCCGTCGGTGACTGCACTGATCGGCTGAATCTAACGCCGGTTGCCATTGCCGAAGGGCGGGCGTTTGCAGATACCGAATTCGGACATACCCCGCGCCATATCAGTCATTCCAATGTGGCGACTGCAGTGTTTTCTCAACCGGAAGGCGGCACAGTTGGTTTAACGGAAGCCGAAGCACGGGAAAAATTAGGGGATGCGGTGAAGATTTATCGCGCCAGTTTCCGCCCTATGTTTCACAGTCTCACCGGCGCTGATGAGAAAACAATGGTGAAATTAGTCGTCGATAGTACCACTGAGCGTGTACTGGGCGCTCACATGGTTGGCAAAGACAGCGCTGAAGTCATGCAAGGTCTGGCAATTGCGATTAATATGGGAGCCACTAAAAAAGACTTCGATGCCACTATTGGTATCCATCCCTCAACGGCAGAGGAGTTCGTCACTTTGCGATAG